In Dermatophilus congolensis, a genomic segment contains:
- a CDS encoding ArsC/Spx/MgsR family protein has product MEITILHNPRCSTSRAALTELENASIKHDIICYLDTPLNEQDALDLLNKLEDAPADLIRRDNTFTQLGLTDNDIDTAQKVAALIAKHPALMQRPVLIAANRAIIGRPKDRVPAFITEITQA; this is encoded by the coding sequence ATGGAAATCACGATCCTGCACAACCCCCGCTGCTCCACATCCCGCGCCGCACTCACAGAACTAGAAAACGCTAGCATCAAACACGACATCATCTGCTACCTCGACACACCACTCAACGAGCAAGACGCCCTAGACCTCCTCAACAAACTCGAAGACGCACCCGCCGACCTCATCCGCCGCGACAACACCTTCACCCAACTCGGTCTAACCGACAATGACATCGACACTGCCCAAAAAGTCGCCGCCCTCATCGCCAAACACCCCGCCCTCATGCAACGACCCGTCCTCATTGCCGCTAACCGAGCAATCATCGGACGCCCCAAAGACCGCGTACCCGCATTCATCACCGAAATTACACAGGCTTGA
- a CDS encoding metal-sensitive transcriptional regulator produces MILEPAELDPALKRLRRAHGQLAAVIRMIEEGRDCKDIVTQLSACSSALDRAGFTIITTGLQKCMSQENPDREADFAALEKLFLSLA; encoded by the coding sequence TTGATCCTCGAACCTGCTGAATTGGACCCTGCTCTTAAGCGCCTGCGTCGGGCTCATGGTCAGCTCGCTGCGGTGATCCGCATGATTGAAGAGGGTCGAGACTGCAAAGACATCGTGACTCAGTTGTCTGCATGCAGTAGCGCTCTTGACCGGGCAGGGTTCACCATCATCACCACTGGGTTACAGAAATGTATGAGCCAAGAAAACCCTGACCGTGAAGCTGATTTCGCCGCCTTAGAGAAGCTTTTCCTCTCCCTGGCCTGA
- a CDS encoding M20 metallopeptidase family protein: MKTPSDLSAAVDAIAEDVIAWRHHIHANPELSNREVNTAKYIVDHLQTLDLDEIHTDIAGHGIVGVLNGGQEGERTILLRADIDALPVPDESGVDFASTVIDEHYPGGPFPVSHACGHDCHTAMLMGAASVLAKHRDQLPGRVLFVFQPAEEGPPIDEEGGARSMLESGIFEKYSPTMAFGMHVQPFPKGVVAMREGNQFGASCLVKITLTGEQVHGSTPWAGIDPMPAVGAILTGIGQIYRQVDAFDPFTVTIGHIEDVGRFNIIGQRVTLWGTIRSHREATMSDVQERVRTLAAGAAKANNCQVNVEYLQDVPAVTNTPEWVAAARPTIERVIGSQNLIPAPPTLGYDDVSEFVKEFGGLYIGLGVQDTAFTENGELYIPEDGRGGVPNHNPRFYADDATLATGVKLMVECARDHLTGQLMPGQG; the protein is encoded by the coding sequence ATGAAGACACCGTCGGATCTAAGCGCAGCAGTCGACGCCATCGCTGAAGACGTCATCGCATGGCGCCACCACATTCACGCCAACCCAGAACTATCGAACCGTGAAGTAAACACAGCCAAGTACATCGTCGACCACCTGCAGACCCTGGACTTAGATGAGATTCACACCGACATCGCTGGACACGGCATCGTCGGCGTACTCAACGGCGGACAAGAAGGGGAACGCACCATCCTGCTGAGAGCCGACATCGACGCACTACCCGTCCCCGACGAATCCGGTGTCGACTTCGCCTCCACCGTCATCGACGAGCACTACCCAGGCGGACCATTCCCCGTCTCCCACGCCTGCGGACACGACTGCCACACCGCAATGCTCATGGGCGCAGCATCAGTTCTGGCCAAACACCGCGACCAGCTACCCGGCCGCGTCCTATTCGTCTTCCAGCCAGCCGAAGAAGGCCCACCCATCGACGAAGAAGGCGGCGCTCGCAGCATGCTCGAGTCAGGCATCTTCGAAAAATATTCACCGACCATGGCCTTCGGAATGCACGTGCAGCCCTTCCCCAAGGGAGTCGTGGCCATGCGTGAAGGCAACCAGTTCGGTGCATCATGCCTGGTGAAAATCACCCTCACCGGAGAGCAAGTACACGGCTCAACACCATGGGCAGGAATCGACCCGATGCCCGCGGTCGGAGCAATCCTCACCGGCATCGGGCAGATCTACCGCCAAGTCGACGCATTCGACCCGTTCACCGTCACCATCGGCCACATCGAGGACGTAGGGCGGTTCAACATCATCGGTCAACGAGTGACGCTGTGGGGCACGATCCGGTCGCACCGTGAGGCCACGATGAGCGACGTGCAGGAACGGGTGCGGACTCTCGCAGCCGGCGCGGCCAAAGCCAACAACTGCCAGGTCAACGTCGAGTACCTGCAAGATGTCCCAGCGGTGACGAACACGCCCGAATGGGTAGCAGCGGCCCGGCCGACCATCGAGCGTGTCATCGGCAGCCAGAACCTCATCCCCGCGCCCCCCACCCTCGGATACGACGACGTCTCCGAGTTCGTCAAAGAATTCGGCGGCCTCTACATCGGCCTCGGCGTACAAGACACCGCATTCACCGAAAACGGCGAGCTATACATCCCCGAAGACGGCCGCGGCGGCGTCCCCAACCACAACCCCCGCTTCTACGCCGACGACGCCACCCTCGCCACAGGCGTCAAACTCATGGTCGAATGCGCCCGCGACCACCTCACCGGACAGCTAATGCCAGGACAAGGCTGA
- the mfd gene encoding transcription-repair coupling factor: protein MTLTAVVDHLRRDRGVTQALEALTQGEPFVDITIAPGARPAFLAALARTPERTGPLVAVTATTRAANDLNDALHAYLPNASITQFPSWEPLPHERLSPRSDTVGTRLSVLRRLENPDPDGPHGPIDIVIVPIRSLLQPIATGLANLAPVYLQWGEERSLTDVVDALTSAAYTRTDLVERRGEFAVRGGVLDVFPPTEQHPIRIEFFGDEIEDLRYFKVADQRSFPAVSHAARPAAIKAGMVPAHLWAPPCRELLLTDTVKQRALDLANKLPGITDMVEKISQGIGVEGMESLTPALVDGMETFLDVLHRVGGAHILLLDPEKIRTRAHDLVATSEEFLDASWSSASGGAEAPIDLRGVLNQASYHSLGETRSAADHAGIPWWTLTSFTADPDTATTHPDDNFGDDANTTYLRIDTHETPDYHGDIPKATTDLATWTHENKLVVVTTAGKGLAERLSEVLTNADIPAHTDASGTDNRTGLVHVTKADITEGFIAPSAGIAIVSEADLISGKGRRTTGGTTKDMRKMPSRRRRQVDPLSLKPGDHVVHEQHGVGRFIEMTQRTVQGATREYLLIEYAPSKRGGPADRLFVPTDQLDQVTAYVGNDAPNLNKLGGSDWNKTKTRAKKHVKQIAGELVRLYSARMATKGHAFGPDTPWQRELEDAFAYVETPDQLSSIDEVKDDMEKEIPMDRLISGDVGYGKTEIAVRAAFKAIQDGKQVAVLVPTTLLVQQHFQTFTERYAQFPVNVKALSRFQNKKESDETIAGLADGKVDLVIGTHRLLSSTVRFKDLGLVIIDEEQRFGVEHKEQLKAMRTNVDVLAMSATPIPRTLEMAVTGIREMSTLATPPEERHPVLTFVGPYNDKQVAAAIRRELLREGQVFYVHNKVSDIEKVAAHIRELVPEARVETAHGQMGETRLEKVVVDFWEKEFDVLVCTTIVETGLDISNANTLILDRADNFGLSQLHQLRGRVGRGRERAYAYFMYPTGKPLTETAHDRLATIAANTDLGAGMQVAMKDLEMRGAGNLLGGEQAGHIDGVGFDLYVRLVGEAVAEFKTGEMDEAPREVKIELPVDAHIPHNYVAEERLRLEAYKRLAAVTDDAELTALIEEIVDRYGPYPEPVANLIEVAKLRTVAKRAGISDIGIQGNMIRFGPVDLKDSQQLRLTRMYKGTTIKAAVRQILVRRPMTAPIGGTPLKNKEILAWTTELIQQIFLDAPTSR, encoded by the coding sequence ATGACCCTCACCGCCGTCGTAGACCACCTCCGCCGAGACCGAGGAGTCACCCAAGCACTCGAAGCGCTCACCCAAGGTGAACCCTTCGTTGACATCACCATCGCCCCCGGCGCCCGCCCCGCCTTCCTCGCCGCCCTCGCACGCACGCCCGAGCGCACCGGTCCACTCGTAGCCGTCACTGCAACCACCCGCGCAGCCAACGACCTCAACGACGCCCTCCACGCCTACCTGCCCAACGCATCCATCACCCAATTCCCCAGCTGGGAACCCCTTCCCCATGAACGACTCAGCCCCCGCAGCGACACTGTAGGCACCCGACTATCCGTACTGCGCCGCCTCGAAAACCCCGATCCCGACGGCCCCCACGGCCCCATCGACATCGTCATCGTTCCCATCCGATCTCTTCTGCAACCCATCGCCACCGGCCTAGCCAACCTCGCCCCCGTCTACCTCCAGTGGGGAGAAGAACGCTCCCTCACTGACGTCGTTGACGCCCTCACCTCTGCCGCCTACACCCGCACCGACCTCGTCGAACGACGCGGCGAATTCGCAGTCCGCGGAGGCGTCCTCGACGTCTTCCCACCCACCGAACAACACCCCATCCGCATCGAATTCTTCGGCGACGAAATCGAAGACCTGCGCTACTTCAAAGTCGCCGACCAACGCAGCTTCCCCGCCGTCAGCCACGCAGCCCGCCCCGCCGCCATCAAAGCAGGCATGGTCCCCGCCCACCTGTGGGCACCACCCTGCCGCGAACTCCTCCTAACCGACACCGTCAAACAACGCGCCCTAGACCTAGCCAACAAACTTCCCGGCATCACCGACATGGTCGAAAAAATCTCCCAGGGCATCGGCGTCGAAGGCATGGAATCCCTCACCCCCGCCCTCGTCGACGGCATGGAAACATTCCTCGACGTCCTCCACCGCGTCGGCGGCGCCCACATACTCCTCCTCGACCCCGAAAAAATACGCACCCGCGCCCACGACCTCGTCGCCACCAGCGAAGAATTCCTCGACGCCAGCTGGTCATCAGCATCCGGAGGAGCTGAGGCACCCATCGATCTACGCGGCGTTCTCAACCAAGCCAGCTACCACTCCCTGGGCGAAACCCGATCCGCAGCAGACCACGCCGGAATCCCCTGGTGGACCCTCACCTCCTTCACCGCCGACCCCGACACCGCCACCACTCACCCCGACGACAACTTCGGCGACGACGCCAACACCACCTACCTACGCATCGACACCCACGAAACCCCCGACTACCACGGCGACATCCCCAAAGCCACAACCGACCTCGCCACCTGGACCCACGAAAACAAACTCGTCGTCGTCACCACCGCAGGCAAAGGCCTGGCCGAACGGCTCTCCGAAGTCCTTACCAACGCAGACATCCCCGCCCACACTGACGCCTCCGGCACCGACAACCGCACCGGCCTGGTCCACGTCACCAAAGCAGACATCACCGAAGGATTCATCGCCCCCAGCGCCGGCATCGCCATTGTCAGCGAAGCCGACCTCATCAGCGGCAAAGGGCGCCGCACCACCGGCGGCACCACCAAAGACATGCGCAAAATGCCCTCCCGACGCCGCCGCCAAGTCGACCCCCTCTCCCTCAAACCCGGAGACCACGTCGTCCACGAACAACACGGCGTCGGACGATTCATCGAAATGACCCAACGCACCGTCCAAGGCGCAACTCGCGAATACCTCCTCATCGAATACGCACCCAGCAAACGCGGCGGCCCCGCAGACCGACTCTTCGTCCCCACCGACCAACTCGACCAAGTCACCGCCTACGTCGGTAACGACGCTCCCAACCTCAACAAACTCGGCGGCTCAGACTGGAACAAAACCAAAACCCGCGCCAAAAAACACGTCAAACAAATCGCCGGAGAACTCGTCCGCCTCTACAGCGCCCGCATGGCAACCAAAGGCCACGCCTTCGGCCCAGACACCCCCTGGCAACGCGAACTCGAAGACGCCTTCGCCTACGTCGAAACCCCCGACCAACTCTCCAGCATCGACGAAGTCAAAGACGACATGGAAAAAGAAATACCCATGGACCGTCTCATCTCCGGCGACGTCGGCTACGGAAAAACCGAAATCGCAGTCCGCGCCGCCTTCAAAGCTATCCAGGACGGCAAACAAGTCGCCGTCCTCGTCCCCACCACACTCCTAGTCCAACAACACTTCCAAACCTTCACCGAGCGCTACGCCCAATTCCCCGTCAACGTCAAAGCGCTCTCCCGGTTCCAAAACAAAAAAGAGTCCGACGAAACCATCGCCGGACTCGCCGACGGAAAAGTCGACCTCGTCATCGGCACCCACCGCCTCCTGTCCTCCACCGTGCGCTTCAAAGACCTCGGCCTCGTCATCATCGACGAAGAACAACGCTTCGGCGTCGAACACAAAGAACAACTCAAAGCCATGCGCACCAACGTCGACGTCCTAGCCATGTCCGCCACCCCTATCCCACGCACCCTCGAAATGGCCGTCACCGGAATCCGCGAAATGAGCACCCTCGCCACCCCACCCGAAGAACGCCACCCCGTGCTCACCTTCGTCGGCCCCTACAACGACAAACAAGTCGCCGCAGCCATCCGCCGTGAACTCCTCCGAGAAGGCCAAGTCTTCTACGTCCACAACAAAGTCTCCGACATCGAAAAAGTCGCAGCCCACATCCGCGAACTCGTCCCCGAAGCCAGAGTCGAAACCGCCCACGGCCAAATGGGCGAAACACGACTAGAAAAAGTTGTCGTCGACTTCTGGGAAAAAGAATTCGACGTCCTCGTCTGCACCACCATCGTCGAAACCGGACTCGACATCTCCAACGCCAACACACTCATCCTTGACCGCGCCGACAACTTCGGACTCTCCCAACTTCACCAACTCCGCGGACGCGTCGGACGAGGCCGCGAACGCGCCTACGCCTACTTCATGTACCCCACCGGCAAACCCCTCACCGAAACCGCCCACGACCGACTCGCCACCATCGCCGCAAACACCGACCTCGGCGCCGGCATGCAAGTAGCCATGAAAGACCTCGAAATGCGAGGAGCCGGAAACCTCCTCGGCGGCGAACAAGCCGGACACATCGACGGCGTCGGATTCGACCTCTACGTCAGACTCGTCGGCGAAGCAGTCGCCGAATTCAAAACCGGCGAAATGGACGAAGCCCCCCGCGAAGTCAAAATCGAACTACCCGTCGACGCCCACATACCCCACAACTACGTCGCCGAAGAACGCCTACGCCTCGAAGCCTACAAACGCCTCGCCGCCGTCACCGACGATGCCGAACTCACCGCACTCATCGAAGAAATCGTCGACCGCTACGGCCCCTACCCCGAACCCGTAGCCAACCTCATCGAAGTCGCCAAACTCCGCACCGTCGCCAAACGCGCCGGAATCAGCGACATCGGCATCCAAGGCAACATGATCCGATTCGGCCCTGTCGACCTCAAAGACAGCCAACAACTCCGCCTCACCCGCATGTACAAAGGCACCACCATCAAAGCAGCCGTCCGACAAATCCTCGTCCGACGCCCCATGACCGCACCCATCGGAGGAACACCCCTCAAAAACAAAGAAATCCTCGCCTGGACCACCGAACTCATCCAGCAAATCTTCCTCGACGCCCCCACCAGCCGCTAA
- a CDS encoding SGNH/GDSL hydrolase family protein — MPRHTHRTAAAALISAALLTCLTAAPTASAKPTNGESTWAALGDSISSGYGITSVSPNPSAWGAQCGRADGATSNEAAMPVIAQKQLASSGISYRQAFTACAGATTDDWAIQLAEAYRQLGVKINTPIEPGTPTRTSSLVKELDSIAASGNRFDLITMTFGANNAALGALGELCMDTKNVQGESLDWDSPGWGSCDVPPEQATKILDTLTQGNASVPLPAGQVPLWSANPDQGEVEPLLSALARFVKPGGRILIMGYPQIITDPSRSSLAQRWNKIPGLYATAGSCNGMPPESMKRVRETITELNTGIHKAAEKAQAALSHNGVTIGYVDMNTALGFESAESFHGVCSQEPWVNDPFTQYGPLHPNAQGHAQAGKALAELVRSSK, encoded by the coding sequence ATGCCCCGACACACACACCGCACCGCCGCCGCTGCGCTGATCAGCGCAGCCCTTCTGACCTGCCTCACCGCCGCGCCAACTGCCTCAGCAAAACCCACTAACGGTGAATCCACCTGGGCTGCCCTTGGTGACAGCATCAGCAGCGGCTACGGCATCACCAGCGTCAGCCCCAACCCTTCGGCATGGGGGGCACAGTGTGGTCGCGCCGACGGAGCAACAAGCAACGAGGCAGCGATGCCAGTCATCGCTCAAAAACAGTTGGCGTCTTCAGGCATCAGTTATCGGCAAGCCTTCACCGCCTGCGCTGGCGCCACCACCGACGATTGGGCGATCCAGCTCGCGGAGGCGTACCGCCAGCTCGGTGTGAAAATCAACACGCCCATCGAACCAGGCACCCCTACCCGCACCTCCTCGCTGGTTAAAGAACTCGACAGTATCGCCGCCAGCGGTAACCGATTCGATCTGATAACCATGACTTTCGGCGCGAACAACGCTGCCTTGGGGGCACTGGGCGAACTATGCATGGACACTAAAAATGTCCAAGGCGAATCCCTGGATTGGGATTCGCCAGGCTGGGGAAGCTGCGATGTTCCACCCGAACAAGCCACAAAGATTCTCGACACTCTCACCCAAGGCAACGCATCGGTACCCCTACCTGCTGGGCAAGTGCCGCTGTGGTCAGCGAACCCCGACCAGGGAGAAGTGGAACCGCTTCTTTCTGCGCTAGCACGATTCGTCAAACCTGGAGGGCGGATCCTCATCATGGGGTACCCGCAGATCATCACTGACCCGAGCCGCAGCTCACTGGCGCAACGCTGGAACAAAATACCTGGCTTGTACGCCACAGCTGGCAGCTGCAATGGCATGCCCCCCGAGTCGATGAAACGTGTGCGGGAGACCATCACAGAGCTGAATACCGGAATTCACAAAGCAGCAGAAAAAGCGCAGGCGGCGTTGTCTCACAATGGCGTGACGATCGGATATGTCGATATGAACACTGCTTTAGGGTTCGAATCCGCAGAGTCTTTCCACGGTGTGTGCAGCCAGGAACCGTGGGTGAATGATCCCTTCACGCAATATGGCCCGTTGCATCCCAACGCCCAGGGGCACGCGCAGGCGGGGAAGGCTTTAGCTGAGTTGGTGCGCTCTAGTAAGTGA
- a CDS encoding family 1 glycosylhydrolase, whose translation MPGSELAYVPSERLAADLDTVKNSGATWIRFDIPWTHVQWEPEDYHWDPYDRVVNEANSRGLRILAVLGTVAPHQRPPGSSWTAGLTTPDQLTGFTNYAATAATRYAGKVHAWEIWNEPNVDRSWAPHPDPAAYAPVLTKTADTLRATCPTCVIIAGGTGGAAPSSPDVPTMDWWRALATSPALTHVDGVALHPYSDMRNGASGEMEYVKPLRELLDTHGHTKLQIWGTEVGVPTGEGHVTDDEAARLMREGAHAWNELAYANKLGPLFWYTLRDRHNAGREGAFGLLTHDGNPKGTRQTFEELLTKHL comes from the coding sequence ATCCCCGGAAGCGAATTAGCCTACGTCCCCTCCGAACGCCTCGCCGCTGACCTCGACACCGTCAAAAACTCCGGCGCCACCTGGATCCGATTCGACATTCCCTGGACCCACGTCCAATGGGAACCCGAGGACTACCACTGGGACCCTTACGACCGCGTCGTTAACGAAGCCAATAGCCGTGGACTACGCATCCTCGCAGTTCTAGGAACCGTTGCTCCCCACCAAAGGCCACCTGGCAGTTCCTGGACAGCTGGCCTGACCACACCTGACCAACTCACTGGGTTCACCAACTACGCCGCCACTGCAGCTACCCGCTACGCAGGCAAAGTCCATGCCTGGGAAATCTGGAACGAACCCAACGTCGACCGCTCATGGGCTCCCCACCCTGACCCGGCAGCATACGCACCCGTACTCACCAAAACTGCTGACACACTCAGAGCTACCTGCCCTACATGCGTGATCATCGCCGGCGGCACCGGCGGAGCAGCACCAAGCTCACCAGATGTACCCACCATGGACTGGTGGCGTGCCCTGGCCACCTCCCCAGCCCTCACCCATGTCGATGGTGTCGCGCTGCACCCCTACTCAGATATGCGTAACGGCGCCTCCGGCGAGATGGAGTACGTCAAACCACTGCGGGAACTACTCGACACTCACGGACACACCAAACTCCAGATCTGGGGCACTGAAGTCGGTGTACCTACTGGCGAAGGACATGTCACCGACGACGAAGCCGCCCGGCTAATGCGCGAAGGCGCTCACGCCTGGAATGAATTGGCGTACGCCAATAAACTCGGCCCGCTGTTTTGGTACACCCTCCGCGACCGCCACAACGCTGGCCGCGAAGGAGCATTCGGTCTACTCACGCACGACGGAAATCCCAAAGGAACCCGCCAAACTTTCGAAGAGCTGCTCACGAAACACCTCTAG